A window of the Miscanthus floridulus cultivar M001 chromosome 14, ASM1932011v1, whole genome shotgun sequence genome harbors these coding sequences:
- the LOC136504224 gene encoding GTPase LSG1-2-like: MASGGKKEKGEGLGRALIRQRNKAAAAAKERGEALAFVRRRAMPLESVIDVSDIDAVLQRAAEADQLAEAASVSSDSDLVIDLDATGETEEERRRLRKEQEALHASSLRVPRRPPWHSQMTVEELDANERRAFLVWRRNLARLEENDKLVLTPFEKNIDIWRQLWRVLERSDLLVMVVDARDPLFYRCPDLEAYAKEIDEHKRTMLLVNKADLLPLNIRKRWTDYFKAHDILYVFWSAKAATATLEGKKLSGYSEEESASLDLDTKIYGRDELLMKLQAEAESIVAQRRTSTSVDDQEASSSDSVSSVAKHVVVGFVGYPNVGKSSTINALVGEKRTGVTHTPGKTKHFQTLIISEELTLCDCPGLVFPSFSSSRHEMVACGVLPIDRMTKHREAIQVVADRVPRDILEQIYKITLLKPKSYEPQSRPPTAAELLRAYCASRGHVSHAGLPDETRAARQILKDYIDGKIPHFELPPVVTDSEVDLEQIIGSEGPTTSAANESDADDLDEEDGDAVDPAEPDMRDVLDDLESFDLANGGSKTTAKKKEASHKHHKKPQRKKDRSWRVGNDGGDGTAVVRVYQKPAVNLSAVSASGRV, translated from the exons ATGGCGAGCGgcgggaagaaggagaagggcgaGGGGCTCGGGCGCGCGCTGATCCGGCAGCGGAACAAGGCGGCGGCAGCCGCCAAGGAACGGGGCGAGGCGCTCGCTTTCGTCCGCCGCCGCGCGATGCCGCTCGAGTCCGTCATCGACGTCAGCGACATCGACGCCGTGCTCCAGCGGGCCGCGGAGGCCGACCAGCTCGCCGAGGCCGCGTCCGTCTCCTCCGACTCCGACCTCGTCATCGACCT GGATGCGACGGGGGAGACGGAAGAGGAGAGGCGGCGGCTTCGCAAGGAGCAGGAGGCCCTGCACGCCAGCAGCCTCAGGGTCCCCAGGCG ACCACCATGGCATAGTCAGATGACCGTGGAGGAGCTTGATGCGAACGAGCGGCGGGCCTTCCTGGTGTGGCGCAGGAATCTTGCGAG ATTGGAAGAGAATGATAAGCTTGTCCTGACTCCCTTTGAGAAGAATATTGACATCTGGAGACAACTCTGGAGAGTGCTTGAACGCAGTGATTTG TTGGTTATGGTGGTTGATGCTCGGGATCCTTTATTCTACCGCTGCCCTGATCTTGAG GCATATGCAAAGGAAATTGATGAGCACAAGAGAACAATGCTCCTTGTTAACAAGGCTGATCTGTTGCCGTTAAATATCAG GAAGAGATGGACTGATTATTTTAAGGCACATGATATTCTCTATGTGTTCTGGTCAGCTAAGGCTGCCACTGCCACATTAGAAGGCAAGAAGTTAAGTGGATACTCTGAAGAAGAATCTGCTTCGCTTGATTTGGATACCAAGATATATGGCAGAGATGAACTGTTGATGAAGCTGCAAGCTGAGGCAGAATCTATTGTAGCTCAGAGAAGGACCTCAACTTCTGTAGATGATCAGGAAGCCAGTTCTTCAGATTCTGTTTCTTCAGTGGCTAAGCATGTAGTTGTTGGATTTGTTGGCTATCCAAATGTTGGAAAGAGTTCAACAATAAATGCTTTGGTTGGGGAGAAGAGGACTGGTGTTACTCACACACCTGGCAAGACAAAACATTTCCAGACACTGATAATCTCCGAAGAGCTCACTCTGTGTGATTGCCCTGGTCTGGTCTTCCCATCCTTTTCAAGCTCAAGGCATGAGATGGTGGCATGTGGTGTGCTGCCGATTGATAGAATGACAAAGCACCGGGAAGCTATTCAAGTGGTCGCAGATCGTGTCCCAAGGGATATCCTTGAGCAGATTTACAAAATCACCTTGCTGAAGCCAAAGTCATATGAACCTCAGTCTCGGCCACCAACTGCTGCTGAGCTGTTGCGGGCCTACTGTGCATCTCGTGGGCATGTCAGCCATGCTGGTCTGCCGGATGAGACCAGGGCTGCTCGACAGATTCTGAAGGATTACATTGATGGTAAAATCCCACACTTTGAACTCCCTCCTGTCGTAACAGACTCTGAGGTGGATCTTGAACAAATCATCGGATCAGAAGGTCCAACTACTTCAGCAGCGAATGAATCAGATGCTGATGATCTCGATGAAGAGGATGGGGATGCAGTGGATCCTGCTGAACCAGACATGAGAGATGTCCTGGACGACCTTGAATCTTTTGACTTGGCCAATGGAGGGTCCAAAACTACTGCAAAGAAGAAAGAGGCATCCCACAAGCATCACAAGAAGCCGCAGCGGAAGAAGGATCGGTCCTGGAGGGTTGGCAATGATGGTGGCGATGGAACAGCAGTTGTAAGGGTGTATCAAAAACCCGCTGTTAATTTGTCCGCAGTCAGCGCAAGCGGCAGGGTCTGA